The following are from one region of the Primulina eburnea isolate SZY01 chromosome 17, ASM2296580v1, whole genome shotgun sequence genome:
- the LOC140818052 gene encoding DNA gyrase subunit B, chloroplastic/mitochondrial-like isoform X1, with translation MALLLRPTLSAKRMALRFLCSSFIHTLNFDGKCSITVSSNLARPSVLHISRVSDNLRGVSSKHLPWNIVSPRALMSSSISTEAFLESKVSKEYGSEQIQVLEGLDPVRKRPGMYIGSTGFRGLHHLVYEILDNAIDEAQAGFASKVDVVLLADNSVSITDNGRGIPTDLHPATRKSSLETVLTVLHAGGKFGGTSSGYNVSGGLHGVGLSVVNALSEKLEVTVWRDGKEYKQKYSHGRPLTKLISRELPADSKDLQGTRIHFWPDKEVFTTTIEFDHNTISGRIRELAFLNPEVKITLEKEDADLDKRLYSEYSYAGGLTEYVKWLNADKRPLHDVVGFKKEADGISINVALQWCSDSYSDTVLGYANSIRNVDGGTHIDGVKASLTRTLNNLGKKSKLIKDKEINLSGEHVREGLTCVISIKVPNPEFEGQTKTRLGNPEVRRVVDYSIQEYLTEYLELHPDVLDAILSKSLNALKAAQAAKRARELVRQKSVLKSSSLPGKLADCSATDPEESEIFIVEGDSAGGSAKQGRDRRFQAVLPLRGKILNIERKDEAAMYKSEEIQNLILALGLGVKGEEFKKDSLRYHKIIILTDADVDGAHIRTLLLTFFFRYQRALFDEGCIYVGVPPLFKVERGKHAYYCYDDAELKELQRSFPANASYNIQRFKGLGEMMPLQLWETTLDPETRLLKQLRVEDAAEANIVFSSLMGARVDTRKELIQKSASIFNLDQLDI, from the exons ATGGCTCTGCTACTGAGGCCAACCTTATCTGCGAAACGCATGGCCTTACGTTTCTTGTGTTCTTCTTTCATTCACACTCTTAACTTCGATGGTAAATGTAGTATCACTGTTTCTTCGAACCTTGCACGACCCTCTGTACTTCATATCAGCAG GGTGAGTGATAATTTAAGAGGTGTTTCGAGTAAGCATTTGCCATGGAATATAGTGTCTCCCAGAGCATTAATGTCATCAAGTATCAGCACTGAGGCTTTTCTTGAGAGTAAAGTTTCAAAAGAATATGGGTCAGAGCAGATTCAG GTATTAGAAGGGTTAGACCCCGTGAGGAAACGGCCTGGCATGTACATTGGAAGCACCGGCTTCCGTGGGCTGCATCATTTG GTTTATGAAATCTTGGATAATGCCATTGATGAGGCTCAAGCAGGATTTGCTTCAAAGGTTGATGTTGTTCTATTGGCGGACAATTCCGTGAGCATCACTGATAATGGGCGTGGG ATTCCAACCGACTTGCATCCAGCCACAAGGAAATCTTCTTTGGAGACAGTCTTGACG GTTTTGCATGCTGGAGGCAAGTTTGGTGGTACAAGTAGTGGTTACAACGTTTCCGGCGGATTGCATGGTGTAGGTCTATCAGTCGTTAATGCATTGTCAGAG AAACTGGAAGTTACAGTCTGGCGCGATGGAAAGGAGTACAAGCAGAAATATTCTCATGGAAGGCCTTTGACAAAATTAATCTCGCGTGAACTCCCTGCTGATTCAAAGGACCTCCAAGGGACGCGCATCCATTTTTGGCCGGACAAAGAAG TATTCACAACCACAATTGAATTCGACCACAACACAATATCTGGAAGAATCAGGGAGCTTGCTTTTCTTAATCCTGAG GTTAAAATAACACTCGAGAAGGAGGATGCAGACCTCGATAAGAGACTGTATAGTGAGTACAGCTATGCTGGAGGATTAACTGAGTATGTAAAGTGGCTTAATGCTGATAAG agacctcttcatgATGTTGTGGGATTCAAGAAAGAAGCAGATGGAATCTCAATCAACGTGGCTCTTCAATG GTGTTCAGATTCGTATTCAGACACAGTGTTAGGATATGCTAACAGCATAAGGAACGTGGATGGTGGTACTCACATTGATGGTGTGAAAGCTTCATTGACTAGAACACTCAATAACCTAGGGAAGAAGTCAAAACTCATCAAG GACAAAGAGATTAATCTAAGTGGTGAGCACGTAAGAGAGGGACTGACTTGTGTGATCTCCATCAAAGTTCCAAATCCCGAATTCGAAGGACAAACTAAG ACGAGATTAGGAAACCCAGAAGTGAGGAGAGTTGTTGATTATTCAATTCAAGAATATCTTACTGAGTACTTGGAGTTACATCCCGATGTCCTTGATGCGATTCTCTCAAAGTCCCTCAATGCTCTCAAG gcAGCTCAAGCAGCAAAGAGGGCAAGGGAATTGGTGAGGCAAAAAAGTGTGTTGAAATCATCGTCCCTTCCTGGAAAGCTTGCTGATTGTTCAGCTACTGATCCTGAAGAATCTG AAATATTCATTGTGGAGGGAGATTCAGCTGGTGGGAGTGCTAAACAAGGTCGTGATCGACGGTTTCAG GCTGTGCTTCCTTTAAGGGGTAAAATTTTGAACATTGAACGAAAGGATGAAGCTGCCATGTACAAAAGTGAAGAGATTCAAAATCTTATTCTTGCCCTGGGACTTGGAGTTAAG GGCGAAGAATTCAAGAAGGATTCCCTCCGTTACCACAAGATCATAATTTTAACAGATGCTGATGTTGATGGTGCTCACATTAGAACACTGTTGTTGACTTTCTTCTTTAGATACCAG AGAGCTTTATTTGACGAGGGTTGCATTTATGTTGGTGTTCCTCCTCTGTTTAAG GTCGAGAGGGGCAAACATGCATACTACTGTTATGATGATGCAGAACTTAAAGAACTTCAGCGTTCTTTTCCGGCAAATGCATCATATAACATACAGCGGTTCAAAG GGTTGGGAGAGATGATGCCTTTACAGCTTTGGGAAACGACATTGGATCCTGAAACTCGGCTTCTGAAGCAATTAAGAGTAGAGGACGCAGCAGAAGCCAACATTGTCTTCTCTTCTCTCATGGGAGCCCGA GTGGATACCAGAAAGGAACTTATTCAGAAATCTGCAAGCATTTTCAATCTTGATCAACTCGACATATGA
- the LOC140818052 gene encoding DNA gyrase subunit B, chloroplastic/mitochondrial-like isoform X2 has protein sequence MALLLRPTLSAKRMALRFLCSSFIHTLNFDGKCSITVSSNLARPSVLHISSDNLRGVSSKHLPWNIVSPRALMSSSISTEAFLESKVSKEYGSEQIQVLEGLDPVRKRPGMYIGSTGFRGLHHLVYEILDNAIDEAQAGFASKVDVVLLADNSVSITDNGRGIPTDLHPATRKSSLETVLTVLHAGGKFGGTSSGYNVSGGLHGVGLSVVNALSEKLEVTVWRDGKEYKQKYSHGRPLTKLISRELPADSKDLQGTRIHFWPDKEVFTTTIEFDHNTISGRIRELAFLNPEVKITLEKEDADLDKRLYSEYSYAGGLTEYVKWLNADKRPLHDVVGFKKEADGISINVALQWCSDSYSDTVLGYANSIRNVDGGTHIDGVKASLTRTLNNLGKKSKLIKDKEINLSGEHVREGLTCVISIKVPNPEFEGQTKTRLGNPEVRRVVDYSIQEYLTEYLELHPDVLDAILSKSLNALKAAQAAKRARELVRQKSVLKSSSLPGKLADCSATDPEESEIFIVEGDSAGGSAKQGRDRRFQAVLPLRGKILNIERKDEAAMYKSEEIQNLILALGLGVKGEEFKKDSLRYHKIIILTDADVDGAHIRTLLLTFFFRYQRALFDEGCIYVGVPPLFKVERGKHAYYCYDDAELKELQRSFPANASYNIQRFKGLGEMMPLQLWETTLDPETRLLKQLRVEDAAEANIVFSSLMGARVDTRKELIQKSASIFNLDQLDI, from the exons ATGGCTCTGCTACTGAGGCCAACCTTATCTGCGAAACGCATGGCCTTACGTTTCTTGTGTTCTTCTTTCATTCACACTCTTAACTTCGATGGTAAATGTAGTATCACTGTTTCTTCGAACCTTGCACGACCCTCTGTACTTCATATCAGCAG TGATAATTTAAGAGGTGTTTCGAGTAAGCATTTGCCATGGAATATAGTGTCTCCCAGAGCATTAATGTCATCAAGTATCAGCACTGAGGCTTTTCTTGAGAGTAAAGTTTCAAAAGAATATGGGTCAGAGCAGATTCAG GTATTAGAAGGGTTAGACCCCGTGAGGAAACGGCCTGGCATGTACATTGGAAGCACCGGCTTCCGTGGGCTGCATCATTTG GTTTATGAAATCTTGGATAATGCCATTGATGAGGCTCAAGCAGGATTTGCTTCAAAGGTTGATGTTGTTCTATTGGCGGACAATTCCGTGAGCATCACTGATAATGGGCGTGGG ATTCCAACCGACTTGCATCCAGCCACAAGGAAATCTTCTTTGGAGACAGTCTTGACG GTTTTGCATGCTGGAGGCAAGTTTGGTGGTACAAGTAGTGGTTACAACGTTTCCGGCGGATTGCATGGTGTAGGTCTATCAGTCGTTAATGCATTGTCAGAG AAACTGGAAGTTACAGTCTGGCGCGATGGAAAGGAGTACAAGCAGAAATATTCTCATGGAAGGCCTTTGACAAAATTAATCTCGCGTGAACTCCCTGCTGATTCAAAGGACCTCCAAGGGACGCGCATCCATTTTTGGCCGGACAAAGAAG TATTCACAACCACAATTGAATTCGACCACAACACAATATCTGGAAGAATCAGGGAGCTTGCTTTTCTTAATCCTGAG GTTAAAATAACACTCGAGAAGGAGGATGCAGACCTCGATAAGAGACTGTATAGTGAGTACAGCTATGCTGGAGGATTAACTGAGTATGTAAAGTGGCTTAATGCTGATAAG agacctcttcatgATGTTGTGGGATTCAAGAAAGAAGCAGATGGAATCTCAATCAACGTGGCTCTTCAATG GTGTTCAGATTCGTATTCAGACACAGTGTTAGGATATGCTAACAGCATAAGGAACGTGGATGGTGGTACTCACATTGATGGTGTGAAAGCTTCATTGACTAGAACACTCAATAACCTAGGGAAGAAGTCAAAACTCATCAAG GACAAAGAGATTAATCTAAGTGGTGAGCACGTAAGAGAGGGACTGACTTGTGTGATCTCCATCAAAGTTCCAAATCCCGAATTCGAAGGACAAACTAAG ACGAGATTAGGAAACCCAGAAGTGAGGAGAGTTGTTGATTATTCAATTCAAGAATATCTTACTGAGTACTTGGAGTTACATCCCGATGTCCTTGATGCGATTCTCTCAAAGTCCCTCAATGCTCTCAAG gcAGCTCAAGCAGCAAAGAGGGCAAGGGAATTGGTGAGGCAAAAAAGTGTGTTGAAATCATCGTCCCTTCCTGGAAAGCTTGCTGATTGTTCAGCTACTGATCCTGAAGAATCTG AAATATTCATTGTGGAGGGAGATTCAGCTGGTGGGAGTGCTAAACAAGGTCGTGATCGACGGTTTCAG GCTGTGCTTCCTTTAAGGGGTAAAATTTTGAACATTGAACGAAAGGATGAAGCTGCCATGTACAAAAGTGAAGAGATTCAAAATCTTATTCTTGCCCTGGGACTTGGAGTTAAG GGCGAAGAATTCAAGAAGGATTCCCTCCGTTACCACAAGATCATAATTTTAACAGATGCTGATGTTGATGGTGCTCACATTAGAACACTGTTGTTGACTTTCTTCTTTAGATACCAG AGAGCTTTATTTGACGAGGGTTGCATTTATGTTGGTGTTCCTCCTCTGTTTAAG GTCGAGAGGGGCAAACATGCATACTACTGTTATGATGATGCAGAACTTAAAGAACTTCAGCGTTCTTTTCCGGCAAATGCATCATATAACATACAGCGGTTCAAAG GGTTGGGAGAGATGATGCCTTTACAGCTTTGGGAAACGACATTGGATCCTGAAACTCGGCTTCTGAAGCAATTAAGAGTAGAGGACGCAGCAGAAGCCAACATTGTCTTCTCTTCTCTCATGGGAGCCCGA GTGGATACCAGAAAGGAACTTATTCAGAAATCTGCAAGCATTTTCAATCTTGATCAACTCGACATATGA
- the LOC140818133 gene encoding pentatricopeptide repeat-containing protein At1g80270, mitochondrial-like, giving the protein MWTLRRASICLKNRGLSYGVSQICCVTSQNSTRHLENCYSGFAEPQEKLLDGFLSTVRFYNTSTFKSYTEMRTFSSQTGPKCSREDDDDLEDGFSDLETPHVLVQETVSGDENSDGPTSELELSEEVDADDLQKELEVLRSETVVGETKSTKKRATSAMTRVILSTPSSISEILDKWVKEGNKVTQADVSLCMIELRKRRLFVRALQLSEWLESSKHIDFIESNYASRVDLIAKVCGLQKAETYIEQIPDSYRGELVYRTLLANSVYLLNTKKTEDLFNKMKSLGLPITCFSCNQLLLLYKKTDKKKIADVLLLMEKENIKPSHFTYQVLIDVKGQSRDISGMEQVVQTMKAEGVKASTQLLASIARHYVTAGLKGKAETILKEIEGDAIKENPWVSRWLLPIYASLGREDEVGRIWKVCESNPNFDQCVAAIEAWGQLKKIDNAEAAFDKMLEKTKRPTSQHFSALLRVYANHKMLAKGKELVKRMGETGCTIGPLAWDALVKLYVGAGEVEKADSILEKVVSQKRGRPLFTSYFAIMDGYAKKGDVHNAEKLFLKMKRAGYVPGLTQYYSLLQAYTKAKAPAYGFRERMKADNVFPNKALAMQLDRASTVQKSTLSALLE; this is encoded by the exons ATGTGGACACTCCGCAGAGCTTCTATTTGTCTCAA AAATCGAGGATTAAGTTATGGAGTCTCTCAAATTTGCTGCGTGACATCACAAAACTCAACTCGACATTTGGAAAATTGTTATTCTGGTTTTGCTGAACCTCAAGAAAAGTTATTAGATGGGTTTCTATCTACTGTAAGATTCTACAACACTTCTACTTTTAAGTCGTATACAGAAATGCGTACTTTTTCTTCTCAAACTGGTCCAAAGTGTAGTAGAGAGGATGATGATGACTTGGAAGATGGTTTTTCTGATCTCGAAACTCCTCATGTTCTGGTTCAAGAAACTGTATCTGGTGATGAGAACAGTGATGGGCCAACCTCTGAGTTGGAACTATCAGAAGAGGTAGATGCAGATGACCTGCAAAAGGAGTTGGAGGTTTTACGTAGTGAGACTGTCGTTGGAGAAACAAAATCTACCAAAAAGAGAGCTACTTCAGCAATGACTAGAGTCATCCTATCCACTCCCTCATCGATAAGCGAGATTTTGGATAAATGGGTTAAAGAAGGAAACAAAGTGACCCAAGCAGATGTCTCGTTATGCATGATTGAACTTCGGAAACGGCGACTGTTTGTCAGGGCCTTGCAG CTGTCAGAATGGCTGGAGTCGTCTAAGcatattgatttcattgagaGTAATTATGCTTCTCGCGTTGATCTAATTGCCAAAGTATGCGGTCTTCAAAAGGCAGAGACATACATTGAGCAGATTCCTGACTCTTATCGAGGTGAATTAGTCTATCGTACTCTGCTGGCGAACTCTGTTTATCTGCTGAATACGAAGAAAACTGAGGATTTATTCAATAAAATGAAGAGTTTAGGATTACCTATTACCTGCTTTTCTTGCAATCAGTTGCTACTTCTATACAAGAAAACTGATAAGAAGAAAATCGCTGATGTTCTACTGTTAATGGAGAAAGAAAACATCAAGCCATCCCATTTTACTTACCAGGTTTTGATCGATGTGAAAGGGCAGTCtagagatatttctggaatggAACAAGTTGTTCAGACCATGAAAGCTGAAGGTGTGAAAGCTAGTACTCAACTTTTGGCATCCATTGCACGACACTATGTCACTGCAGGGTTAAAAGGTAAGGCTGAGACGATATTGAAAGAAATTGAAGGAGACGCTATAAAGGAAAATCCATGGGTTTCTCGATGGTTGCTCCCAATTTATGCTTCCCTTGGAAGGGAGGACGAAGTTGGGAGAATCTGGAAAGTTTGTGAATCCAATCCAAATTTTGATCAGTGTGTGGCAGCCATTGAAGCTTGGGGACAGCTCAAGAAAATCGATAATGCTGAAGCAGCTTTTGATAAAATGTTGGAAAAAACCAAGAGACCCACCTCACAGCATTTTTCTGCTCTCCTAAGGGTGTATGCAAATCATAAGATGCTGGCAAAGGGGAAGGAACTCGTGAAGCGAATGGGAGAAACTGGTTGCACCATTGGGCCGCTCGCTTGGGATGCTCTCGTGAAGCTTTATGTTGGAGCTGGAGAAGTTGAGAAAGCAGACTCTATACTAGAAAAGGTTGTTAGTCAGAAGAGGGGCAGGCCCCTCTTTACTTCCTATTTCGCGATCATGGATGGGTATGCAAAGAAAGGTGACGTACACAATGCTGAGAAGCTCTTCCTAAAGATGAAACGGGCTGGGTATGTGCCAGGGCTCACACAATATTATTCACTTCTTCAGGCTTACACAAAAGCCAAGGCTCCAGCTTATGGGTTCCGCGAGAGGATGAAGGCCGATAATGTTTTCCCGAACAAAGCATTGGCCATGCAGTTGGACCGAGCTAGCACAGTTCAAAAGTCGACGCTATCCGCGTTGCTGGAATAA
- the LOC140818112 gene encoding rhomboid-like protein 20 — protein MNGGPSGFNNAPLTRTTVIATVLFTIIFGIQGRHRNLALSYQDIFKKLQIWKLIVSVFGFSSTPELVFGISLLYYFRVFERQIGSNKYSVFVLFSTIVSLVLEVIAQWLLKDPSLNILTSGPYGLIFSSFVPFYFDIPVSTRFRVFSLNFSDKTFIYLAGLQLLLSSWKRSMLPGICGILAGSLYRSNVFHTRRMKLPDFVAYFFSRLSWPSIGNTSPTVSPRNILGSAPSSASRQMQGNYPAPAPASSMLEPPEDSIVTLVSMGFERNSARQALIRARNDVNAATNILLDPHTS, from the exons ATGAACGGCGGACCATCGGGTTTCA acAATGCGCCACTGACAAGGACGACGGTGATAGCTACTGTTCTTTTCACAATTATTTTTGGGATCCAAGGTCGTCACAGAAACCTCGCATTGTCTTACCAG GATATTTTTAAGAAACTTCAAATATGGAAGCTGATAGTTTCGGTTTTTGGCTTCTCATCCACGCCGGAGCTAGTTTTTGGAATTTCTCTGCTGTATTACTTCCGCGTGTTTGAGAGGCAGATAGGATCTAATAAATATTCT GTCTTtgtgttgttttctactatagTGTCTTTAGTTCTTGAAGTCATTGCACAATGGCTACTCAAAG ATCCTTCCTTGAATATACTCACGTCAGGACCATATGGCCTTATTTTTTCTTCATTTGTACCTTTCTATTTCGACATTCCAGTGTCAACTCGATTTCGCGTGTTTAGTCTCAACTTTTCTGACAAGACTTTTATATATTTGGCTGGTCTTCAG CTCCTCTTGTCATCGTGGAAAAGATCTATGCTACCAGGGATCTGTGGTATTCTAGCAGGTTCCTTGTACCGTTCAAATGTGTTCCATACACGTAGAATGAAG TTACCAGATTTTGTTGCTTACTTCTTTTCGAGACTCTCTTGGCCATCTATTGGAAACACATCGCCCACGGTATCACCTAGGAACATTCTGGGAAGTGCACCATCGTCCGCTTCTCGCCAGATGCAG GGAAATTATCCAGCTCCTGCTCCCGCGTCATCCATGTTGGAACCACCCGAGGACTCCATTGTTACACTGGTTTCAATGGGATTCGAAAGGAACTCAGCAAGGCAAGCTCTAATACGTGCTAGGAACGATGTTAATGCAGCAACCAACATCCTTCTCGACCCACACACAAGTTGA
- the LOC140818111 gene encoding CDPK-related kinase 1-like isoform X1 has translation MGLCHGKPIETPQNLSENPINSGENNDLVLNSSTGKTPKFPFYSPSPFRSTYKDSPANSGSVLSTPLRFLKRPFPPPSPAKHIKALLARRHGSIKPNEATIPEGSECEIIGLDKNFGFSKNFTSHFDLGEEVGRGHFGYTCSAKGKKGSLKGLEVAVKVIPKSKMATAIAIEDARREIKILRALTGHKNLVQFYDAYEDEENVYVVMELCKGGELLDHILSRGGKYSEDDAKSVLVQILSVVAYCHLQGVVHRDLKPENFLFTSKDEHSPLKAIDFGLSDYVKPDERLNDIVGSAYYVAPEVLHRSYGTEADMWSIGVIAYILLCGSRPFWSRTESGIFRAVLKADPSFDEAPWPSLSSDAVDFVKGLLNKDYRKRLTAAQALGHPWLVGHQDVKITLDMIIYKLVKAYICSSSLRKAALRALARTLSIQQLAYLREQFTLLGPNKSGLISITCFKTAITKYSTDAMKDSRVIDYVNLVSSLRYRKLDFEEFCAAAISVHQLEGMNTWEQNARNGYEFFEKDGNRPIMIEELPTELGLSPSVPIHVVLQDWIRHTDGKLSFLGFVRLLHGVSSRTFQKV, from the exons ATGGGACTCTGTCACGGAAAACCCATTGAAACCCCGCAAAATCTGTCTGAAAATCCAATAAATTCGGGTGAAAACAATGATCTTGTACTCAATTCCTCTACTGGGAAGACACCCAAGTTCCCGTTTTACAGCCCAAGTCCATTTCGTAGCACCTACAAGGATTCCCCTGCTAATTCCGGTAGTGTCCTTTCAACTCCTCTGCGCTTTCTTAAGCGCCCATTTCCACCACCATCGCCAGCTAAGCACATTAAAGCTTTGCTGGCTCGAAGGCATGGCTCCATAAAGCCGAATGAAGCTACTATACCTGAAGGAAGTGAGTGCGAGATTATTGGGTTGGATAAAAATTTTGGGTTCTCTAAGAATTTCACCAGCCACTTTGACCTTGGTGAAGAAGTGGGGAGGGGACACTTTGGGTACACTTGTTCAGCTAAGGGAAAGAAGGGTAGCTTGAAAGGACTGGAAGTGGCTGTTAAAGTTATCCCTAAATCGAAG ATGGCGACAGCCATTGCCATAGAGGATGCCAGAAGAGAAATCAAGATACTACGTGCGCTAACAGGACATAAAAACCTTGTGCAATTCTATGATGCTTATGAGGATGAAGAAAATGTCTATGTCGTGATGGA GTTGTGCAAAGGAGGAGAGTTGCTGGATCACATACTTTCTAG GGGTGGCAAGTACTCAGAAGACGATGCCAAAAGTGTGTTGGTGCAGATTTTAAGTGTGGTTGCATATTGCCATCTTCAAGGTGTAGTTCACCGTGATCTAAAGCCTGAG AATTTTCTCTTCACTTCGAAAGATGAGCATTCCCCTTTGAAGGCCATAGACTTTGGACTCTCTGACTATGTAAAGCCAG ATGAAAGGCTGAATGATATTGTTGGAAGTGCTTACTATGTGGCACCTGAAGTTTTGCATAGATCGTATGGAACGGAGGCTGATATGTGGAGTATTGGTGTCATTGCTTATATTCTTCTCTGTGGAAGCAGGCCATTCTGGTCGAGAACAGAATCTGGAATCTTCCGAGCTGTTCTAAAGGCTGATCCGAGTTTTGATGAAGCTCCATGGCCTTCATTGTCTTCCGATGCCGTAGATTTTGTGAAGGGATTATTGAACAAAGATTACCGTAAAAGACTAACCGCTGCTCAGGCTCTTG GTCATCCGTGGCTGGTTGGTCATCAAGATGTGAAGATCACTTTGGATATGATAATATATAAGCTTGTAAAAGCTTACATATGCTCATCTTCTCTGAGAAAGGCGGCTTTAAGG GCTCTTGCAAGAACTTTGAGTATACAACAGTTAGCCTATCTACGAGAGCAGTTCACTTTATTAGGGCCAAACAAAAGTGGACTGATCTCCATAACGTGTTTCAAAACT GCTATAACAAAGTATTCAACTGATGCAATGAAGGATTCACGGGTCATCGACTATGTAAACCTG GTGAGTTCTCTTCGATATAGAAAGTTGGATTTCGAAGAATTCTGTGCTGCTGCAATAAGTGTTCATCAGTTGGAAGGAATGAACACCTGGGAGCAAAATGCACGTAATGGTTATGAATTCTTTGAGAAAGATGGAAACCGGCCTATTATGATAGAGGAGCTTCCCACG GAACTTGGACTCAGTCCATCTGTTCCTATTCATGTAGTTCTGCAGGATTGGATAAGGCACACAGACGGGAAGCTCAGCTTCTTGGGATTCGTTAGACTTCTACACGGAGTTTCTTCTCGTACATTTCAGAAGGTTTAA
- the LOC140818111 gene encoding CDPK-related kinase 1-like isoform X2: protein MATAIAIEDARREIKILRALTGHKNLVQFYDAYEDEENVYVVMELCKGGELLDHILSRGGKYSEDDAKSVLVQILSVVAYCHLQGVVHRDLKPENFLFTSKDEHSPLKAIDFGLSDYVKPDERLNDIVGSAYYVAPEVLHRSYGTEADMWSIGVIAYILLCGSRPFWSRTESGIFRAVLKADPSFDEAPWPSLSSDAVDFVKGLLNKDYRKRLTAAQALGHPWLVGHQDVKITLDMIIYKLVKAYICSSSLRKAALRALARTLSIQQLAYLREQFTLLGPNKSGLISITCFKTAITKYSTDAMKDSRVIDYVNLVSSLRYRKLDFEEFCAAAISVHQLEGMNTWEQNARNGYEFFEKDGNRPIMIEELPTELGLSPSVPIHVVLQDWIRHTDGKLSFLGFVRLLHGVSSRTFQKV, encoded by the exons ATGGCGACAGCCATTGCCATAGAGGATGCCAGAAGAGAAATCAAGATACTACGTGCGCTAACAGGACATAAAAACCTTGTGCAATTCTATGATGCTTATGAGGATGAAGAAAATGTCTATGTCGTGATGGA GTTGTGCAAAGGAGGAGAGTTGCTGGATCACATACTTTCTAG GGGTGGCAAGTACTCAGAAGACGATGCCAAAAGTGTGTTGGTGCAGATTTTAAGTGTGGTTGCATATTGCCATCTTCAAGGTGTAGTTCACCGTGATCTAAAGCCTGAG AATTTTCTCTTCACTTCGAAAGATGAGCATTCCCCTTTGAAGGCCATAGACTTTGGACTCTCTGACTATGTAAAGCCAG ATGAAAGGCTGAATGATATTGTTGGAAGTGCTTACTATGTGGCACCTGAAGTTTTGCATAGATCGTATGGAACGGAGGCTGATATGTGGAGTATTGGTGTCATTGCTTATATTCTTCTCTGTGGAAGCAGGCCATTCTGGTCGAGAACAGAATCTGGAATCTTCCGAGCTGTTCTAAAGGCTGATCCGAGTTTTGATGAAGCTCCATGGCCTTCATTGTCTTCCGATGCCGTAGATTTTGTGAAGGGATTATTGAACAAAGATTACCGTAAAAGACTAACCGCTGCTCAGGCTCTTG GTCATCCGTGGCTGGTTGGTCATCAAGATGTGAAGATCACTTTGGATATGATAATATATAAGCTTGTAAAAGCTTACATATGCTCATCTTCTCTGAGAAAGGCGGCTTTAAGG GCTCTTGCAAGAACTTTGAGTATACAACAGTTAGCCTATCTACGAGAGCAGTTCACTTTATTAGGGCCAAACAAAAGTGGACTGATCTCCATAACGTGTTTCAAAACT GCTATAACAAAGTATTCAACTGATGCAATGAAGGATTCACGGGTCATCGACTATGTAAACCTG GTGAGTTCTCTTCGATATAGAAAGTTGGATTTCGAAGAATTCTGTGCTGCTGCAATAAGTGTTCATCAGTTGGAAGGAATGAACACCTGGGAGCAAAATGCACGTAATGGTTATGAATTCTTTGAGAAAGATGGAAACCGGCCTATTATGATAGAGGAGCTTCCCACG GAACTTGGACTCAGTCCATCTGTTCCTATTCATGTAGTTCTGCAGGATTGGATAAGGCACACAGACGGGAAGCTCAGCTTCTTGGGATTCGTTAGACTTCTACACGGAGTTTCTTCTCGTACATTTCAGAAGGTTTAA